A single Cryomorphaceae bacterium DNA region contains:
- a CDS encoding cytochrome c oxidase subunit II: MTQVLIIVAVVLVVAAVVQVVRIMELTSELRGGNTNAVTNKDNRNQAMLMFLFMVGMMGSFLWMWAKWDHLMLPGASSEHGVQIDNLMAITMGIIIIVFFITQPLLFWFAYRYRGKEGNTASYVSHNNKLELVWTAIPAIVLTVLIVYGLKTWSGIVNKDTSDAQVVEFYARQFDWTARYTGEDGILGEANVRNIEGANIVGVNMEDEFGQDDFIGRGEIVLPVNQPMLFKFRSQDVLHSAYFPHFRVQMNCVPGMNTQFAFTPTKTTEQMRQETSNPEFDYILLCNKICGAAHYNMQMTIKVVSQEEYDRWLSEQTPLANS; encoded by the coding sequence ATGACTCAAGTATTAATCATAGTCGCTGTCGTTTTAGTTGTTGCTGCCGTCGTTCAGGTGGTGCGCATCATGGAATTGACCAGCGAACTTCGCGGAGGAAATACGAATGCGGTGACCAACAAGGACAACCGCAATCAAGCCATGCTGATGTTCTTATTCATGGTCGGCATGATGGGATCGTTCTTGTGGATGTGGGCTAAATGGGATCACTTAATGCTTCCAGGTGCCTCTTCTGAGCACGGTGTTCAGATCGATAACCTCATGGCCATCACTATGGGAATTATCATCATCGTATTCTTTATAACCCAGCCGTTGTTGTTCTGGTTTGCTTACCGCTACAGAGGTAAGGAAGGGAACACGGCATCATACGTGTCACATAACAACAAACTAGAGTTGGTGTGGACCGCTATTCCAGCCATCGTATTGACCGTACTCATTGTATACGGTCTCAAGACTTGGTCTGGAATTGTGAACAAGGACACCAGCGATGCTCAAGTAGTCGAGTTTTACGCTCGTCAGTTTGACTGGACAGCACGTTATACTGGAGAAGATGGAATCCTGGGTGAAGCAAATGTTCGTAACATCGAAGGAGCGAACATCGTTGGGGTGAACATGGAAGATGAGTTCGGACAAGACGACTTCATCGGCAGAGGTGAGATTGTACTTCCGGTCAATCAACCTATGCTCTTTAAGTTCCGCAGTCAGGATGTTTTGCACTCGGCGTACTTCCCACACTTCCGTGTGCAGATGAACTGTGTTCCTGGAATGAATACTCAGTTTGCCTTCACGCCGACCAAGACTACGGAACAAATGCGTCAAGAGACCAGCAATCCGGAGTTCGATTACATCCTACTTTGTAACAAGATTTGCGGTGCGGCGCACTATAATATGCAAATGACCATCAAGGTTGTTTCACAAGAAGAATATGACCGTTGGCTGAGCGAACAAACTCCGTTAGCGAATAGTTAA
- a CDS encoding cytochrome c — protein sequence MKYLKNGLVGLGALAMFAIVGTSCQKDNKTPGIEYMPDMYRSEYIDTYEESDLFADKVSALKPVDGSIPRGFVPYEYPNSEPGYDSAKATLTNPYAVAMADHQEEWLEEGEELYDIFCDHCHGAKGMGQGILVQNEKILGVPSYDDAGRAITEGSVYHVITYGRNIMGAHASQITPEERWKITSYVMKLKSDLESAN from the coding sequence ATGAAGTATTTGAAAAACGGTCTGGTTGGACTAGGAGCATTGGCCATGTTTGCCATTGTAGGTACTTCATGCCAGAAGGACAACAAGACTCCTGGAATTGAGTACATGCCGGACATGTACCGATCGGAGTACATTGATACGTACGAAGAAAGCGACCTCTTTGCTGATAAGGTCAGTGCATTGAAGCCGGTTGACGGAAGTATTCCAAGAGGGTTTGTACCCTACGAGTACCCGAATTCGGAGCCGGGATACGATTCAGCAAAGGCGACATTGACCAATCCTTACGCGGTAGCGATGGCTGACCATCAAGAAGAGTGGTTGGAAGAAGGAGAGGAGTTATACGACATCTTCTGTGACCACTGCCACGGAGCAAAGGGAATGGGTCAGGGAATTTTGGTTCAGAACGAGAAGATTTTAGGGGTTCCTTCCTATGATGATGCAGGACGTGCCATCACAGAGGGAAGCGTTTATCATGTGATTACTTATGGTAGAAATATCATGGGAGCTCATGCTTCTCAGATTACACCGGAAGAGCGCTGGAAAATTACCAGCTACGTCATGAAGTTGAAATCTGATCTCGAATCTGCAAATTAA
- a CDS encoding DUF3341 domain-containing protein, whose protein sequence is MSKKLIHGLYNDDDVLLSGVKALREKGIRIKEVYTPFPVHGLDHAMGLAPTRLSIAGFIYGCIGLTFAISMMYYMMIANWPQNIGGKPNFTYFLNMPAFVPIMFECTVLFAGHLMVITFLIRNGMFPGSERQNPDVRTTDDMFMVEIESDGNGDHIAEALKASGAVEVNEKEA, encoded by the coding sequence ATGAGTAAGAAGTTGATCCACGGTCTATACAACGACGACGACGTGTTGCTTTCGGGAGTGAAAGCACTTCGTGAAAAAGGAATTCGAATTAAGGAGGTCTACACCCCTTTTCCGGTTCACGGATTAGATCACGCAATGGGCTTAGCGCCAACGCGCTTGTCAATTGCTGGTTTTATCTACGGCTGTATCGGTTTGACCTTTGCGATTTCTATGATGTACTACATGATGATCGCGAATTGGCCTCAAAATATCGGTGGTAAGCCAAACTTCACCTATTTCTTAAACATGCCGGCATTTGTACCCATCATGTTTGAGTGTACGGTTCTTTTCGCTGGTCACTTGATGGTCATTACTTTCTTGATTCGAAATGGCATGTTCCCAGGAAGCGAACGCCAGAATCCAGACGTGCGCACCACAGATGATATGTTCATGGTGGAAATCGAGTCTGATGGAAACGGCGATCATATCGCGGAAGCACTCAAGGCTTCTGGAGCGGTTGAAGTAAATGAAAAAGAAGCATAA
- a CDS encoding glycerophosphodiester phosphodiesterase produces MQKRLILICLSLSLSLGVQAQFDLQGHRGCRGIMPENSIPAMIRAVELGVTTLEMDVVMSKDGMVLLSHEPWMSSGICLDQEGEEIQDDPKRFSIYGMTYEEVRTFDCGSKPNERFPEQDLQESPKPSLQEVLDTVAAYCEEQDLPLPMVNIETKITPEGDGVFHPSPEILVKEIAEVVNNSPFKKLMYLQSFDPRSLEVAHDTQSDWKLVLLIEKERDVKKALESLSFKPDVYSPFFELLDKDAVNYLHDQEIKVIPWTVNFQVYAEVMRDMGVDGLITDYPDRISLESLGLE; encoded by the coding sequence ATGCAAAAACGATTAATTCTTATTTGCCTGAGCCTTTCGCTCAGCTTGGGTGTACAGGCTCAGTTTGATCTTCAAGGGCACCGAGGTTGTCGAGGAATAATGCCCGAAAACAGCATTCCCGCTATGATACGTGCCGTGGAGCTCGGGGTGACCACTCTCGAAATGGATGTGGTGATGAGCAAAGACGGGATGGTGCTGCTCAGTCACGAACCATGGATGAGCTCTGGCATTTGCCTGGATCAGGAGGGTGAGGAAATACAAGACGATCCCAAGCGCTTTTCTATCTACGGGATGACCTATGAAGAAGTGAGGACCTTTGACTGCGGTAGTAAACCTAATGAGCGTTTTCCGGAGCAGGATCTTCAGGAATCACCAAAGCCTTCGCTGCAAGAAGTACTGGATACCGTCGCAGCCTACTGTGAAGAGCAAGATCTACCATTGCCCATGGTCAATATCGAAACGAAAATCACGCCGGAAGGTGATGGAGTATTCCATCCAAGTCCGGAGATTTTGGTCAAAGAGATTGCGGAAGTCGTGAATAACTCTCCGTTCAAAAAACTCATGTACTTGCAATCCTTTGACCCGCGAAGTTTGGAAGTGGCGCACGACACGCAATCGGATTGGAAACTGGTGTTGCTGATAGAAAAAGAGCGGGACGTTAAAAAGGCCCTGGAAAGTTTGAGCTTTAAACCCGATGTCTACAGTCCATTCTTCGAACTTCTAGACAAAGACGCGGTAAACTACCTGCATGATCAGGAAATCAAGGTCATCCCATGGACGGTCAATTTTCAGGTGTACGCCGAAGTAATGCGGGATATGGGAGTGGATGGATTAATCACAGACTATCCAGATCGCATTTCACTTGAGTCCTTGGGTCTGGAATAA
- a CDS encoding quinol:cytochrome C oxidoreductase: MFEVTAKLKRFAYILIAVGVLALGYGFIADAHRAWPALMVNNIFFLGISLIGTFFLGIQYIAQAGWSVQVNRIMQAMGSFLPITGGIMIVIIVAGGMHLHHMYHWMDTFITTEEVTVAELREHEAAMMHHGGDHGEEAHGEEAHGDGHGEEAHGDDHGEGHGEEAHHDSHGEETHGDDHGSGHHMYAADYEGMDGEEVIENPHYDSIIAGKTPFLNFGFFILRAIIYLLGWIWATRLLRKLSLREDEVGGMDNYRKSVKISAIFTVFFAVTSSTMAWDWIMSIDTHWFSTLFGWYVFASMFVSGLTVMTMIAVYLKRHGYLETLNENHIHDLGKFMFAFSVFWTYLWFSQFMLIWYANIPEEVTYYMARFDDYKVPFFMALVLNFIMPLLVLMSRDSKRNFGFLITAGIIILFGHWLDFFCMIMPGTMKDGWHFGIVELGGLAGYSGLFILVVFNTLSKAPLIQKNHPMLKESELHHI, from the coding sequence ATGTTTGAAGTAACTGCTAAACTGAAAAGATTTGCTTACATCCTAATCGCGGTCGGTGTTTTGGCCCTCGGTTATGGATTTATTGCAGATGCACATCGTGCGTGGCCAGCGTTGATGGTCAACAATATTTTCTTCTTGGGAATTTCCTTGATTGGAACCTTTTTCTTGGGGATTCAATACATCGCTCAGGCAGGATGGTCGGTTCAGGTGAATCGGATCATGCAAGCCATGGGAAGCTTTTTGCCCATTACTGGTGGAATCATGATTGTGATTATCGTTGCAGGTGGTATGCACTTGCACCACATGTATCACTGGATGGATACCTTCATTACCACCGAAGAGGTAACCGTTGCTGAGCTCAGAGAGCACGAAGCAGCAATGATGCATCACGGTGGAGATCACGGTGAAGAAGCGCATGGCGAAGAAGCGCATGGTGACGGTCACGGTGAAGAAGCACATGGAGATGATCACGGTGAAGGTCACGGCGAGGAAGCTCACCACGATAGCCACGGTGAAGAGACTCATGGCGACGATCACGGTAGCGGTCATCATATGTACGCTGCAGATTATGAAGGAATGGACGGGGAAGAAGTCATTGAAAACCCGCACTACGATTCCATCATTGCCGGTAAAACTCCGTTTTTGAATTTTGGATTCTTTATTCTTCGCGCAATTATCTATCTACTCGGATGGATCTGGGCAACTCGTCTGCTTCGAAAGTTGAGTTTACGTGAAGACGAAGTAGGAGGAATGGACAACTACCGCAAGAGTGTAAAGATCTCGGCCATTTTCACGGTCTTTTTCGCGGTAACGAGCTCAACCATGGCTTGGGATTGGATTATGTCCATCGATACCCACTGGTTCAGCACGCTATTTGGCTGGTATGTTTTTGCTTCAATGTTTGTGAGCGGATTGACGGTCATGACCATGATTGCCGTTTACCTCAAACGTCACGGATACTTGGAGACCTTGAATGAAAACCACATTCACGATTTGGGTAAGTTCATGTTTGCCTTTAGCGTATTCTGGACGTACTTGTGGTTCAGCCAGTTCATGTTGATCTGGTATGCGAACATCCCGGAAGAGGTAACTTATTACATGGCTCGCTTTGACGATTATAAAGTGCCATTTTTCATGGCATTGGTCTTGAACTTTATCATGCCGTTATTGGTACTGATGAGTAGAGACTCCAAACGAAACTTTGGGTTCTTGATTACCGCTGGTATAATTATTCTTTTCGGTCACTGGCTCGACTTCTTCTGCATGATCATGCCAGGAACCATGAAGGACGGATGGCACTTCGGAATCGTAGAACTCGGTGGTCTTGCCGGTTACTCCGGTCTGTTCATTTTGGTTGTGTTCAACACGTTGTCTAAGGCTCCGTTGATTCAGAAGAATCACCCGATGTTGAAAGAGAGCGAATTGCACCATATTTAA
- the queG gene encoding tRNA epoxyqueuosine(34) reductase QueG, with protein sequence MARPNPKERARFIKEEAARLGFMGCGISVADFLEEEAPRLEKWLQKGMHGSMSYMENHFDKRLDPRKLVPGAKSVISMTFNYFTRSKQEDPEAPKISQYAYGTDYHFVLKDKLKELLASIREAFGDIDGRVFVDSAPVLDKAWALKSGLGWMGKNTNIIHPKAGSFFFIAEIICDLELPADEPINDYCGTCTKCIDACPTQAIVEPYVVDGSKCISHYTIELKGALPEGLGDQFDNWMFGCDVCQDVCPWNRFSKPHQEPAFEPHPDLLRLNKAEWKELTADTFNEIFKKSAVKRTKFTGLKRNIEYLFQTQGLK encoded by the coding sequence ATGGCGCGCCCGAATCCCAAGGAGCGGGCACGATTCATCAAAGAAGAGGCCGCCAGACTCGGTTTTATGGGTTGCGGCATATCAGTAGCTGATTTTTTGGAGGAAGAGGCTCCAAGGCTCGAAAAATGGCTTCAAAAGGGCATGCACGGCTCTATGTCCTACATGGAGAATCACTTTGACAAGAGATTAGACCCTCGAAAGCTCGTTCCAGGAGCGAAGTCGGTGATTTCAATGACCTTCAATTACTTCACGCGCAGCAAGCAAGAAGATCCCGAAGCCCCGAAGATTTCCCAATACGCCTACGGGACCGATTACCATTTTGTGCTCAAGGATAAGCTCAAGGAGTTATTGGCTTCGATACGGGAGGCCTTCGGCGATATCGACGGACGCGTATTTGTCGACTCCGCACCGGTATTGGACAAAGCGTGGGCGCTGAAATCGGGACTCGGGTGGATGGGAAAGAACACCAACATTATTCACCCCAAGGCCGGCTCCTTTTTCTTTATAGCGGAGATTATTTGCGACTTGGAGCTACCGGCCGATGAGCCCATAAATGACTACTGCGGAACCTGTACTAAGTGCATCGACGCCTGCCCAACTCAAGCAATAGTTGAACCCTACGTTGTGGATGGGAGTAAGTGTATTTCGCATTACACCATTGAGCTCAAGGGAGCGCTCCCAGAAGGCTTGGGTGATCAGTTCGACAACTGGATGTTCGGATGTGATGTTTGCCAAGACGTGTGTCCATGGAATCGCTTTTCCAAGCCGCATCAAGAACCCGCATTTGAGCCTCATCCTGATTTATTGCGGTTGAACAAAGCGGAATGGAAGGAACTTACAGCCGATACCTTTAATGAGATCTTCAAAAAGTCTGCGGTAAAGAGAACCAAGTTTACCGGCCTCAAGCGCAACATCGAGTACTTATTCCAGACCCAAGGACTCAAGTGA
- a CDS encoding cbb3-type cytochrome c oxidase subunit I, with protein sequence MAHDHAHHEETFITKYVFTMDHKMIAKQFLITGLLMGLIGLVMSVFFRLQLAWPGESFPILETFLGKWAPDGVMDPNIYLALVTIHGTIMVFFVLTAGLSGTFSNLLIPLQIGARDMASGFINMLSYWFFFASSVVMVTSLFVTGGPASAGWTIYPPLSALPQAIPGSGMGMTLWLVSMTLFIASSLLGALNYVVTVLNLRTKGMSMTRLPLTIWAFFVTAIIGILSFPVLLSAALLLLFDRSMGTSFYLSDIMIQGEVLTNNGGSPVLFQHLFWFLGHPEVYIVLLPALGITSEIISTNARKPIFGYRAMVGSILAIAFLSFIVWGHHMFITGMNPFLGSVFTFTTLLIAIPSAVKAFNYITTLWKGNIRFTPAMLFSIGLVSTFISGGLTGLILGDNALDINVHDTYFVVAHFHIVMGLSAIFGMFAGVYHWFPKLFGKMMNKQMGYWHFWLTFVGAYGVFFPMHFLGLAGVPRRYYSNTAFPMFDNLTDINVLVTMFAILSAAAQAIFLFNFLYSIARGKKATQNPWKANTLEWTTPVEHIHGNWPGEIPEVHRWAYDYSKPGMEDDFVPQTVPLQEGEEVH encoded by the coding sequence ATGGCTCACGATCACGCACATCACGAAGAAACGTTCATCACGAAGTACGTTTTCACGATGGACCACAAAATGATTGCCAAGCAATTCCTGATTACAGGATTGTTGATGGGACTTATCGGATTGGTTATGTCCGTATTTTTCCGTCTACAATTGGCTTGGCCAGGGGAGAGTTTCCCTATCCTCGAAACCTTCTTAGGTAAATGGGCACCGGATGGTGTCATGGACCCCAATATCTATTTGGCCTTGGTGACCATCCACGGTACCATCATGGTCTTCTTTGTATTGACAGCGGGATTATCCGGGACATTCTCTAACCTTTTGATTCCATTGCAAATTGGAGCTCGTGATATGGCCAGTGGCTTTATCAACATGCTTTCCTACTGGTTCTTCTTTGCGAGTTCAGTAGTCATGGTGACCTCCTTATTCGTGACTGGAGGACCTGCTTCAGCAGGATGGACCATTTACCCACCACTTTCTGCTCTTCCTCAGGCTATTCCTGGATCAGGAATGGGAATGACCTTGTGGTTGGTGAGTATGACCTTGTTCATTGCGAGCTCATTATTGGGAGCTTTGAACTACGTAGTAACTGTATTAAATTTGCGTACGAAAGGAATGTCCATGACTCGTCTTCCATTGACGATTTGGGCCTTCTTCGTAACCGCAATCATCGGTATCCTTTCATTCCCTGTATTGTTGTCTGCAGCGCTTCTGTTGTTGTTTGACCGTTCGATGGGAACGAGCTTCTACTTGAGCGATATCATGATTCAAGGAGAGGTATTGACCAACAATGGTGGTTCCCCTGTATTGTTCCAACACCTGTTCTGGTTCTTGGGTCACCCTGAGGTATACATCGTTCTCTTGCCTGCCTTGGGAATTACTTCAGAGATTATTTCGACCAATGCGCGTAAGCCCATCTTTGGATACCGCGCGATGGTAGGATCTATTTTGGCGATTGCCTTCTTGTCGTTTATCGTATGGGGACACCACATGTTCATCACGGGTATGAACCCCTTCTTGGGCTCTGTCTTTACCTTCACGACCCTTTTGATTGCGATTCCTTCAGCGGTAAAAGCCTTTAACTACATCACCACCCTTTGGAAAGGAAACATTCGCTTTACACCGGCAATGTTGTTCTCCATCGGATTGGTTTCAACGTTTATTTCTGGTGGATTGACTGGATTGATCCTTGGAGATAACGCCTTGGACATCAACGTACACGATACCTACTTCGTAGTAGCTCACTTCCACATCGTAATGGGACTGTCCGCGATCTTCGGAATGTTCGCGGGGGTATATCATTGGTTCCCGAAACTTTTCGGTAAGATGATGAACAAGCAAATGGGATACTGGCACTTCTGGCTGACCTTTGTAGGCGCCTACGGAGTATTCTTCCCGATGCACTTCCTCGGTCTTGCGGGTGTGCCACGTCGTTACTACAGCAACACGGCCTTCCCGATGTTCGACAACTTGACCGACATCAATGTACTGGTGACCATGTTCGCTATTCTGAGTGCTGCTGCTCAAGCGATCTTCTTGTTCAACTTCTTGTACAGCATTGCTCGCGGTAAGAAGGCGACACAGAACCCATGGAAAGCGAATACGCTCGAGTGGACAACTCCAGTAGAGCACATCCACGGAAACTGGCCTGGAGAAATTCCAGAAGTACACCGTTGGGCGTATGACTACAGTAAGCCTGGAATGGAGGATGATTTTGTACCACAAACGGTACCCCTTCAAGAAGGCGAAGAAGTGCACTAA
- the ruvB gene encoding Holliday junction branch migration DNA helicase RuvB, producing the protein MNEHLDATGEDWSSEEQELDRALRPKGFGEFAGQRQVTENLEVFVEASNRRGDALDHVLLHGPPGLGKTTLAHIIANELGVNIKVTSGPVLDKPGDLAGLLTNLEDRDVLFIDEIHRMSSVIEEYLYSAMEDFKIDIMIDSGPNARTVQINLNPFTLIGATTRSGLLTSPLRARFGINSRLQYYDVELLTHIVHRSAEILDVPMTDEAAVEIAGRSRGTPRIANALLRRVRDFAEVKGNGSIDIAIAQHALGALNVDQHGLDEMDNRILSTMIEKFKGGPVGLNTIATAVGENAGTLEEVYEPFLIQQGYLMRTPRGRQVTELAYTHLGLKPGGDQNALF; encoded by the coding sequence ATGAATGAGCATTTGGACGCTACCGGCGAGGATTGGAGTTCGGAAGAACAGGAGTTAGATCGGGCCCTACGGCCGAAGGGATTCGGCGAATTTGCGGGACAGCGGCAAGTCACGGAAAATCTGGAAGTTTTCGTCGAGGCATCGAACCGTAGAGGAGATGCATTGGACCACGTTCTACTTCACGGGCCTCCTGGCCTTGGGAAAACAACCTTGGCCCACATCATTGCCAACGAGCTCGGGGTCAACATCAAGGTCACCAGTGGACCCGTCCTGGACAAGCCAGGCGACTTAGCTGGACTTCTGACCAACCTAGAAGATCGCGACGTGCTCTTCATCGACGAAATCCATCGCATGTCCTCTGTCATTGAGGAATACCTCTATTCGGCCATGGAGGACTTCAAGATTGACATTATGATCGACAGCGGACCGAATGCGCGGACCGTTCAAATCAACTTAAATCCCTTCACCCTTATCGGCGCAACCACCCGAAGTGGATTGCTTACTTCACCTTTGCGTGCGCGTTTCGGAATCAATAGCCGACTCCAATACTACGATGTGGAGTTGTTGACCCACATAGTCCACAGATCCGCTGAAATTCTGGATGTCCCAATGACGGATGAAGCCGCCGTTGAGATTGCCGGACGCAGCCGAGGTACTCCTCGAATCGCTAACGCACTTTTGAGACGTGTTCGCGACTTTGCCGAGGTAAAGGGGAATGGGTCCATTGACATCGCCATTGCGCAACACGCCCTGGGAGCGTTGAATGTGGATCAACATGGACTGGATGAAATGGATAACCGCATCCTTTCCACCATGATTGAAAAATTTAAGGGAGGGCCCGTCGGACTCAATACCATTGCTACGGCCGTTGGAGAAAATGCAGGCACCTTGGAAGAGGTGTATGAACCCTTCCTCATACAACAGGGCTACCTCATGCGCACTCCGCGTGGTCGTCAAGTCACCGAATTGGCCTATACCCACCTTGGTCTGAAGCCAGGGGGCGACCAAAACGCTCTTTTCTAA